One genomic region from Colletotrichum lupini chromosome 7, complete sequence encodes:
- a CDS encoding zinc knuckle, producing MSGSLGASSSCLNGEIEGALVIWQINLKASRIRAKYLVNLTKNKYPNRPPHVIAIQDPPKELPWISTGNYKPVYRTARTLREEDHPYIPCKPTKKAKYEQRQLVDLDPVAFLVLDTIPVGHWYPTFHEDLDADPRDFQDRLDRLDPPMPRHEDAFAVTLALSTLAGPINIHNVYNRQTKINIDRLLATCTLGQDNLLLGDFNLHHPRWSRIPFVGPITSDARSLFHGTEQAGMECITEPGAMTYSRGSDKEKHTSTIDLAFLSQRLLHRFTDWSILEGGNFDSDHRIIQTTLLMEPDRTSSDRYLWGKADVAGFRAHVERELANSGLLDTALMSKPDINAYFSKFNDIIRLAIPLHVPLAKHPVIRRSAKPPPLRDRQHPNFEQQASTRLGTDLDAEHDFDSFCRRLEQQTRTEKTKKWRTMLSGEGDDSPTIHKRAKIGAFLSKPRVSGQIPFLVGSDKTKCTSLEENAQCLRKSVWPNTSQGPTAPPLQLPDLDPLQPQLFADQVVSDDDVKAVLSGLTRGKAAGPDGVSPDALKMLYYPFDDVSIPIIG from the exons ATGAGCGGTAGcctag GTGCCAGCTCGAGTTGCTTGAACGGCGAGATTGAAGGGGCCCTCGTCATTTGGCAGATCAACCTGAAAGCTAGCAGAATCCGTGCGAAATATCTTGTCAACCTTACCAAAAACAAGTACCCGAATAGACCACCTCATGTCATTGCCATTCAAGATCCTCCAAAGGAACTTCCATGGATTTCCACCGGGAACTACAAACCGGTGTACCGAACAGCTCGAACGCTACGCGAGGAAGACCATCCATACATACCGTGTAAGCCAACCAAGAAGGCCAAATACGAGCAACGACAGCTTGTGGATCTTGATCCAGTGGCCTTCTTGGTGTTGGACACGATTCCTGTCGGACATTGGTATCCAACTTTTCACGAGGACCTAGACGCCGACCCCCGGGACTTTCAGGACCGCCTCGACCGCCTCGACCCCCCGATGCCGCGACACGAAGACGCTTTCGCTGTGACCTTGGCCCTTTCAACCTTGGCTGGTCCCATAAACATTCACAACGTTTACAATCGCCAGACGAAAATCAATATCGACAGGCTTTTGGCCACGTGCACCTTGGGCCAGGACAACCTCCTCCTCGGCGATTTCAACCTACATCACCCCCGCTGGTCCCGCATACCCTTTGTCGGACCTATAACCTCTGACGCTCGGAGTCTCTTTCACGGGACTGAACAGGCCGGCATGGAATGCATCACTGAGCCTGGCGCCATGACGTACAGCCGAGGTAGCGACAAGGAAAAACACACCTCTACCATCGACCTGGCATTTCTCAGCCAAAGGTTACTGCATCGTTTTACAGATTGGAGCATCTTGGAAGGGGGTAACTTCGATTCAGATCATCGAATCATTCAGACCACTCTACTCATGGAGCCCGATCGAACGTCCAGCGATCGCTACCTCTGGGGCAAGGCTGACGTTGCCGGGTTTCGTGCTCATGTAGAGCGTGAGCTGGCCAACTCGGGCTTGCTGGACACGGCACTTATGAGCAAACCCGACATCAATGCTTATTTCTCCAAGTTCAACGACATCATTCGACTCGCCATCCCTTTGCATGTTCCCCTCGCCAAGCATCCCGTCATCCGCCGCTCAGCCAAGCCGCCACCTTTGAGGGACAGGCAACATCCAAATTTTGAGCAACAGGCTTCGACTCGGCTGGGCACCGATCTAGATGCGGAGCACGACTTTGACTCTTTTTGCCGGCGCCTCGAACAGCAAACCAGGACGGAAAAGACGAAAAAGTGGCGGACCATGCTTTCTGGCGAAGGCGACGACTCCCCAACTATCCACAAGCGTGCCAAGATAGGCGCCTTCTTGAGCAAACCTCGCGTCTCCGGTCAGATACCCTTCCTCGTCGGCTCAGACAAGACCAAGTGCACAAGCCTCGAGGAGAATGCCCAGTGCCTCCGGAAATCAGTGTGGCCTAATACCAGCCAAGGGCCCACAGCACCCCCTCTTCAACTTCCCGACCTCGACCCTCTACAACCCCAGCTCTTTGCCGACCAAGTTGTCTCTGATGACGATGTCAAAGCTGTCTTGTCAGGCCTCACCCGCGGTAAGGCTGCCGGGCCAGATGGAGTTTCGCCAGACGCCCTGAAGATGCTCTACTACCCTTTTGACgatgttagtatccctattatagggtag